The proteins below are encoded in one region of Oncorhynchus nerka isolate Pitt River linkage group LG15, Oner_Uvic_2.0, whole genome shotgun sequence:
- the LOC135560108 gene encoding G-protein coupled receptor family C group 5 member B-like, producing the protein MALSPVLLFLLSLIGCGHSQDDIIDPGLAPPPPLGCGVNVDPFYRTLCDLESVWGVVLEAVACGGAITSLVLSVVLLAKRHSILDPDRRSGLGPLLLLLASLLVLFSLSLVFLVGRNEALCVVRRVLWGPLFALCFSCLLAQAVRLKRLVSGKSSPKGSSLAGLGMALALVQGIISGEWLLLTVVREGHGACDYPPVDFALVCSYALGLLLTALCLSLAVVLCGGEGGGDEAEEGSDGGCERRWKCNAVWLFLSCLASLLLWVSWLVLYLYGDAALRGARLGGGEGRQPDWDEPVLAVALVAQGWILLLFHAIPEAHLCLRDPPVPNQQDYFHTSQPLQPCFQQEVPLPTHTLTHRPCADNQTYSIEEHSAALRGGSYHNGHGGMRPGIPFRGHMYQPTEMALVMNGGTMPTAPVNYTGRQLW; encoded by the exons ATGGCCCTCAGTCccgtccttctctttctcctctctctgattgGCTGCGGACACTCCCAGGATGACATCATCGACCCCGGCCtggcccctccccctcctctgggTTGCGGTGTGAACGTGGACCCCTTCTACAGGACGTTGTGTGACCTGGAGTCTGTGTGGGGGGTGGTGTTGGAGGCCGTGGCCTGTGGTGGAGCCATCACCTCCCTGGTCCTCTCTGTGGTTCTCCTAGCCAAGCGCCACTCCATCCTTGACCCAGATCGGCGCTCCGGCCTgggtcctcttctcctcctgctgGCCTCCCTCTtggttctcttctctctgtccctggtcTTCCTGGTGGGGCGTAACGAGGCCCTGTGTGTGGTCCGCCGGGTCCTCTGGGGCCCCCTGTTCGCCCTGTGCTTCTCCTGCCTCCTGGCCCAGGCGGTGCGGTTGAAGAGGCTGGTGTCTGGAAAGTCTAGCCCCAAAGGGAGCTCCCTGGCTGGGCTTGGCATGGCCCTGGCCCTGGTCCAGGGGATCATCTCTGGAGAGTGGCTGCTGCTGACAGTGGTGAGGGAGGGCCACGGGGCCTGCGACTACCCACCGGTAGACTTTGCCCTGGTTTGCAGCTACGCCCTGGGGCTGCTCCTGACGGCGCTGTGCCTCTCCCTGGCTGTGGTGCTGTgtggaggggaagggggaggggacgAGGCAGAGGAGGGGAGTGACGGAGGGTGCGAGCGGCGTTGGAAGTGCAATGCCGTATGGCTCTTCCTGTCCTGCCTGGCGTCCCTGTTGCTATGGGTCTCCTGGCTTGTGCTCTATCTCTATGGCGACGCAGCGTTGAGGGGGGCGCGGTTGGGTGGCGGGGAAGGGCGGCAACCGGACTGGGATGAGCCGGTGTTGGCGGTTGCCTTGGTGGCGCAAGGTTGGATCCTCCTGTTATTTCACGCTATCCCAGAAGCCCACCTGTGTCTGAGGGACCCGCCGGTCCCCAACCAGCAGGACTACTTTCACACCAGCCAGCCCCTGCAGCCCTGCTTCCAACAGGAGGTGCCATtacccacacacaccctcacacacaggcCCTGCGCAGATAACCAGACCTACTCTATCGAGGAACACAGCGCag CACTGAGAGGTGGGTCGTACCATAACGGACATGGGGGGATGCGTCCTGGGATCCCCTTCAGAGGCCACATGTACCAGCCCACTGAGATGGCCCTGGTGATGAACGGAGGAACG atgCCTACCGCTCCGGTGAATTACACAGGGAGACAGCTGTGGTGA